One region of Primulina tabacum isolate GXHZ01 chromosome 17, ASM2559414v2, whole genome shotgun sequence genomic DNA includes:
- the LOC142531808 gene encoding eukaryotic translation initiation factor 2 subunit beta-like isoform X1: MEVEENQYQIKDEVKDDVGDIAPFDPTKKKKKKKPVIQDPVEEESVDTLGEKTESLSVSDGLETSFAGLKKKKKKPVHTDLDDEPENVGDELDDIIEEDEEGEGIILQHYPWEGIDRDYEYEELLGRVFNILRENNPELAGDRRRTVMRPPQVLREGTKKTVFVNFMDLCKTMHRQPEHVMTFLLAEMGTSGSLDGQQRLVVKGRFAPKNFEGILRRYINEYVICNGCKSPDTILSKENRLFFLRCEKQLSVEFTNISGLHHLKYTEEFGGSMQNLNGSSLGEIVLLGFIVGIFWSYAIPSPRVFGIL; the protein is encoded by the exons GAT ATTGCTCCTTTTGATCCaacaaaaaagaagaaaaagaagaagccTGTAATTCAAGATCCAGTTGAAGAGGAGTCCGTTGATACTCTAGGTGAAAAAACAGAGAGCTTATCTG TTTCTGATGGTCTTGAAACTTCGTTTGCCGGtttgaaaaagaagaagaaaaaaccA GTGCATACTGATCTGGATGATGAACCAGAGAATGTTGGGGATGAATTGGATG atATCATTGAAGAGGATGAGGAAGGGGAAGGGATTATCCTGCAACATTACCCATGGGAAGGAATTGATCGTGATTATGAATACGAAGAG CTCCTCGGGCGAGTTTTTAACATCCTCCGAGAAAACAATCCCGAGCTTGCTGGTGATAGGCGAAGGACGGTCATGAGGCCTCCGCAAGTTCTCCGTGAAGGGACAAAGAAAacagtttttgtcaatttcatGGATCTCTGCAAAAC GATGCATAGACAGCCGGAGCATGTGATGACTTTCTTGTTGGCTGAAATGGGAACAAGTGGGTCACTGGACGGGCAACAAAGATTGGTAGTCAAGGGGAGGTTTGCACCCAAGAATTTTGAGGGAATCCTCCGGCGTTATATTA atgaatatgtcatttgCAATGGCTGCAAAAGTCCAGATACCATCCTTTCAAAGGAGAACCGTCTCTTCTTTCTCAGATGTGAAAAG CAATTGTCAGTTGAGTTCACCAACATTTCCGGATTGCATCACCTGAAATATACCGAGGAGTTTGGTGGCTCCATGCAAAATTTAAACGGATCGTCTCTTGGGGAAATTGTGCTCCTTGGTTTTATAGTTGGTATCTTTTGGTCATATGCAATCCCCTCCCCGAGGGTGTTCGGTATCTTATGA
- the LOC142531808 gene encoding eukaryotic translation initiation factor 2 subunit beta-like isoform X2 encodes MEVEENQYQIKDEVKDDVGDIAPFDPTKKKKKKKPVIQDPVEEESVDTLGEKTESLSVSDGLETSFAGLKKKKKKPVHTDLDDEPENVGDELDDIIEEDEEGEGIILQHYPWEGIDRDYEYEELLGRVFNILRENNPELAGDRRRTVMRPPQVLREGTKKTVFVNFMDLCKTMHRQPEHVMTFLLAEMGTSGSLDGQQRLVVKGRFAPKNFEGILRRYINEYVICNGCKSPDTILSKENRLFFLRCEKCGSGRSVAPIKAGFVARVGRRKAGT; translated from the exons GAT ATTGCTCCTTTTGATCCaacaaaaaagaagaaaaagaagaagccTGTAATTCAAGATCCAGTTGAAGAGGAGTCCGTTGATACTCTAGGTGAAAAAACAGAGAGCTTATCTG TTTCTGATGGTCTTGAAACTTCGTTTGCCGGtttgaaaaagaagaagaaaaaaccA GTGCATACTGATCTGGATGATGAACCAGAGAATGTTGGGGATGAATTGGATG atATCATTGAAGAGGATGAGGAAGGGGAAGGGATTATCCTGCAACATTACCCATGGGAAGGAATTGATCGTGATTATGAATACGAAGAG CTCCTCGGGCGAGTTTTTAACATCCTCCGAGAAAACAATCCCGAGCTTGCTGGTGATAGGCGAAGGACGGTCATGAGGCCTCCGCAAGTTCTCCGTGAAGGGACAAAGAAAacagtttttgtcaatttcatGGATCTCTGCAAAAC GATGCATAGACAGCCGGAGCATGTGATGACTTTCTTGTTGGCTGAAATGGGAACAAGTGGGTCACTGGACGGGCAACAAAGATTGGTAGTCAAGGGGAGGTTTGCACCCAAGAATTTTGAGGGAATCCTCCGGCGTTATATTA atgaatatgtcatttgCAATGGCTGCAAAAGTCCAGATACCATCCTTTCAAAGGAGAACCGTCTCTTCTTTCTCAGATGTGAAAAG TGTGGTTCGGGGAGGTCAGTTGCCCCAATCAAAGCTGGTTTTGTTGCTCGTGTTGGTCGTCGGAAAGCTGGAACGTAA